The following proteins are encoded in a genomic region of Betaproteobacteria bacterium:
- a CDS encoding CobD/CbiB family protein: MSLLSLIFSLLLEQLRPVDPRGFPFGAFDRYADLIARNFNAGRRRHGLFGWVLAVLPWVILADVVFVMLNNLSIVLGLAWSVGVLYVTMGLRQFSGGFTAVQEALREGRHDDARRLLREWKGEDTSEYTPQDMTKIAIEFGLASAHRHVFGVIAWYVFLPAVLGTILPGFLGALLCGPGGAVLYRLSSIVAVRWGQRHEEDFRVFGGMARDVFAVLDWVPVRITALSFAIVGDFEDAVYCWRSQAAQWLDREMGVVLSSGAGALGVRLGESLHRDGVLVFRPELGLGDEADLEHLNSAVGLIWRTLVLWVLVIALMTVASWVS, translated from the coding sequence ATGTCACTCCTTTCGCTCATCTTTTCCCTCTTGCTGGAGCAACTGCGTCCCGTCGATCCCCGGGGCTTTCCGTTTGGGGCGTTCGATCGATACGCGGATCTGATCGCGAGGAATTTCAACGCGGGCAGACGGCGTCATGGTCTGTTCGGTTGGGTCCTGGCCGTCCTGCCCTGGGTCATCCTGGCGGATGTCGTCTTTGTGATGCTGAACAACCTGAGCATCGTCCTCGGGCTGGCTTGGAGCGTCGGAGTGCTGTACGTGACCATGGGGCTGCGGCAGTTCAGCGGCGGCTTCACGGCCGTTCAGGAGGCGCTGCGCGAAGGCCGGCACGATGATGCGCGCCGGCTGCTGCGCGAATGGAAGGGGGAAGATACCAGCGAGTACACGCCTCAGGACATGACCAAGATCGCCATCGAGTTCGGTCTCGCGAGTGCGCACCGGCACGTTTTCGGTGTGATTGCGTGGTACGTCTTTCTTCCCGCCGTGCTGGGAACGATCCTCCCGGGGTTCCTTGGTGCGTTGCTGTGCGGTCCCGGCGGCGCGGTTCTCTACCGGCTTTCGAGCATTGTCGCGGTCAGATGGGGGCAGCGCCACGAGGAGGATTTCCGGGTCTTCGGAGGCATGGCCCGGGATGTGTTCGCCGTGCTGGACTGGGTGCCCGTGCGAATCACCGCGCTGTCTTTCGCCATCGTGGGCGATTTCGAGGATGCGGTGTACTGCTGGCGCTCCCAGGCCGCGCAGTGGCTGGACCGGGAAATGGGCGTGGTTCTCTCGAGCGGGGCCGGCGCCCTGGGAGTACGGCTGGGCGAGTCGCTCCATCGTGACGGCGTACTCGTCTTCAGACCTGAACTGGGACTGGGTGACGAGGCCGATCTCGAACATCTGAACAGCGCGGTCGGACTCATCTGGAGAACCCTGGTGCTGTGGGTCCTGGTGATCGCGCTCATGACGGTCGCCAGCTGGGTAAGTTGA
- the rsgA gene encoding ribosome small subunit-dependent GTPase A: MSRGPGRKGSRAGSDGYLSGTITAVHGRSYRVEMDAPLAQLTCFPRGKRSELACGDRVRIEPVSADQGVIESVEPRSSLFYRADAFREKLIAANVTQVMVVLASEPTYYEELLNRCLVAAEHARVRAVVVLNKAELPSAPAAIDRLELYRRLDYPVVPLSARSSTDALQPFLQDHTTVLVGQSGMGKSTIVNGLFPAARAATGDISKALDSGRHTTTHATLYRLPSNGAIIDSPGLQAFGLRHVGIETLDATFPEFRPYIGQCRFANCRHLAEPGCAIVAARLDETIDVRRLDAYRSIAKEILQMIANAEP; encoded by the coding sequence ATGAGTCGCGGCCCCGGGCGAAAGGGCTCGCGCGCAGGCTCGGATGGGTACCTGTCCGGGACCATCACGGCCGTGCACGGCCGCAGCTACAGGGTGGAGATGGATGCCCCCTTGGCACAGCTCACGTGTTTTCCGCGGGGCAAGCGAAGCGAACTGGCCTGCGGCGATCGCGTTCGGATCGAGCCCGTGTCCGCGGACCAGGGCGTCATCGAATCCGTCGAACCGCGTTCGTCGCTGTTCTACCGCGCCGATGCCTTTCGCGAGAAACTCATCGCCGCCAACGTGACGCAGGTGATGGTGGTGCTGGCCTCCGAGCCGACCTACTACGAAGAACTCCTCAATCGCTGCCTGGTCGCCGCCGAACACGCGCGAGTACGCGCCGTGGTCGTACTCAACAAGGCGGAACTGCCCTCTGCACCGGCCGCGATCGACCGGCTGGAGCTGTACCGGCGCCTCGACTACCCCGTGGTGCCGCTGAGCGCACGGTCAAGCACCGACGCGCTGCAACCCTTCCTGCAGGATCACACGACTGTTCTTGTCGGGCAGTCCGGCATGGGCAAGTCCACCATCGTGAACGGTCTGTTTCCCGCTGCTCGCGCTGCCACCGGCGACATTTCCAAGGCTCTCGATTCCGGCCGTCACACGACCACCCATGCCACCTTGTACCGGCTCCCATCCAACGGGGCAATCATCGATTCGCCCGGCCTGCAAGCGTTCGGCTTGAGACATGTGGGAATCGAGACTCTGGACGCAACGTTTCCGGAATTCCGGCCGTACATCGGACAGTGCCGGTTCGCAAACTGCCGGCATCTTGCGGAGCCAGGTTGTGCCATCGTCGCTGCGCGTCTCGACGAAACGATCGACGTTCGGCGCTTGGATGCCTATCGGTCGATCGCAAAGGAGATACTGCAGATGATCGCCAACGCCGAGCCCTGA
- the aroG gene encoding 3-deoxy-7-phosphoheptulonate synthase AroG, translated as MQPRTDDLRIREIKELSPPSHLLRELPCTPGAAETVSGSREAIHRCLHGMDDRLVVVIGPCSIHDTSAALEYAGKLKEIRTTLASDLEIVMRVYFEKPRTTVGWKGLINDPDLNGSFQINRGLRIARELLLDIAELGLPAGCEYLDMITPQYIADLVSWGAIGARTTESQVHRELASGLSCPVGFKNGTDGNVRIAVDAIKAAQQPHHFLSVTKGGHSAIVSTSGNEDCHVILRGGKATNYDSASVEAACQALAQGGLAPRLMIDASHANSQKNHVNQLLVCEDIGRQLAAGEMRIFGVMVESHLVAGRQDLVAGQPLTYGQSITDACLCWDDSVQLLERLASAVRQRRQVQADAERA; from the coding sequence ATGCAGCCCCGTACCGACGACTTGAGAATCCGCGAGATCAAGGAGCTCTCGCCGCCTTCGCACCTCTTGCGCGAATTGCCTTGCACCCCGGGCGCGGCCGAAACCGTGAGCGGCAGCCGCGAAGCCATTCATCGCTGCCTGCATGGCATGGATGATCGTCTGGTCGTGGTGATCGGGCCCTGCTCCATCCACGACACGTCAGCCGCCCTGGAGTACGCGGGAAAGCTCAAGGAAATCAGGACGACCCTTGCATCGGATCTCGAAATCGTCATGCGTGTCTATTTCGAGAAGCCGCGCACGACGGTCGGTTGGAAAGGACTGATCAACGATCCCGATCTGAACGGGAGCTTCCAGATCAACAGAGGCCTGCGGATCGCCCGCGAATTGTTGCTGGATATCGCAGAACTGGGTCTGCCCGCGGGCTGTGAGTATCTCGACATGATCACGCCCCAATACATTGCCGATCTGGTGTCGTGGGGGGCGATCGGCGCGAGAACCACCGAAAGCCAGGTCCACCGGGAACTCGCATCGGGGCTCTCCTGCCCGGTGGGCTTCAAGAACGGGACCGACGGCAACGTGCGCATCGCCGTCGACGCCATCAAGGCGGCGCAGCAACCTCATCACTTCCTGTCGGTGACGAAGGGGGGTCATTCCGCCATTGTCTCGACGAGCGGAAACGAAGACTGCCACGTCATCCTCCGCGGCGGGAAAGCCACCAACTACGACAGTGCGAGCGTGGAGGCTGCGTGCCAGGCACTGGCGCAAGGTGGGCTGGCCCCCCGTCTCATGATCGACGCGAGCCACGCGAACAGCCAGAAGAACCACGTGAACCAGTTGCTCGTGTGCGAAGACATCGGAAGACAGCTCGCCGCGGGCGAGATGCGCATCTTCGGCGTCATGGTCGAAAGCCATCTCGTGGCGGGCCGCCAGGATCTCGTCGCCGGGCAACCGCTCACCTATGGACAGAGCATCACCGACGCGTGCCTCTGCTGGGACGACAGTGTCCAGCTGCTGGAACGGCTCGCCTCCGCCGTGCGCCAACGTCGCCAGGTACAGGCAGACGCGGAGCGGGCCTGA
- a CDS encoding RraA family protein, with protein sequence MIGDPIALTIRRRIARPAPELLQRFRDTPTGFVTDAFNGRGSLHHGIKPLRPAMKFCGTAVTALCGPMDNLAAMASLDFIEPGDVIVISAGGDDHAAIIGDLWAMWARRLGAVAVIVDGLVRDLPGLLDADLPVFARGWCPNSGFKNGPGEVNMGVTCGGVQIGPGDILVGDQDGVVAVPLEQAQAVAERLDLVREKEAQALAKVKAGEKLGFWNEAALQARSAVRYVD encoded by the coding sequence ATGATCGGCGACCCTATTGCCCTAACGATCCGGCGCAGGATTGCACGCCCTGCACCGGAGCTTCTTCAACGCTTCCGCGACACCCCGACGGGATTCGTGACGGATGCCTTCAACGGGCGAGGCAGCCTGCACCACGGCATCAAGCCTCTGCGCCCGGCGATGAAATTCTGCGGCACCGCCGTCACCGCACTGTGTGGTCCCATGGACAACCTGGCCGCGATGGCCTCGCTCGACTTCATCGAGCCCGGCGACGTGATCGTCATCTCCGCAGGCGGGGATGACCATGCCGCGATCATCGGCGATCTCTGGGCGATGTGGGCCCGGCGCCTCGGCGCCGTTGCCGTGATCGTCGATGGACTGGTGCGCGACCTGCCCGGGTTGCTCGACGCGGACTTGCCCGTGTTCGCGCGGGGCTGGTGCCCCAACAGCGGTTTCAAGAACGGTCCGGGCGAGGTGAACATGGGCGTGACGTGCGGCGGTGTCCAGATCGGACCGGGAGACATCCTCGTGGGTGATCAGGATGGTGTCGTGGCGGTCCCGCTGGAACAGGCGCAAGCCGTGGCGGAACGGCTGGATCTCGTTCGCGAGAAGGAGGCGCAGGCGTTGGCCAAGGTCAAGGCGGGCGAAAAACTCGGATTCTGGAACGAGGCCGCCTTGCAGGCCCGCTCAGCTGTCCGTTACGTGGACTGA
- a CDS encoding DUF1631 family protein, whose translation MTTSGSNIVSFPSSRSDAPDEPPPDSLMGQIRSISLEKICAGASTGFDKLIDEIYDLAEHALDRDTRDFYLKAKEEWPRQRKAIETELRNNLVKRFVPATSGKSGTGAQFAEVKSSWSELSLVDDGVLEEDMRFTEIANRIRNGADEELAALDQRIAIVLDRPEMDSNDNPLAPGGIADAFKNALSAANLEIKIKLLVIRALDEGTRPEILKLYKEVNNLLKEKGVLPTVRYGASKKPQSGAGPTTGPRTEGPQVVGSVTLPIVSGGSSAGGAGIVTAQIPLTAGGAGHAAGLAGAGAAGIGSPGTAIPGASVSLSIPTAGVPGSGSDAATDPFAMLQQLMMMNLGAGRGVPGAGAIPPGASAGLPGAPGQAGPSAGSAGAGYPGGYSPDASGAYPSISPNFAGVPGGPGVPGAGGMGGVGVPGYGAPGQPGTGGAGGAGTPGYGIPGQPGPGMATGGYPAHPGGGGVGGYGAGGGGQFPGTGGIGGGAGGAGAPAGGVQGFGAPGTQGEATGGIVTPAGFPPVPPGGTGLPAAPGEITSTFGALAGMLPGGHGSPGQSARLTTSHSYAPGYPGAVMPQGASLIGSLTRLQQGDVGALPDAPPDFGAWLGGQAPSMLTGELPPPTPNVLRALKSTSLGQQMGQMDTVTLDIVAMLFDQIFGDARIAPAMKALIGRLQIPMLKVAVLDKTFFSRKAHPARHMLDTLGELSMGLGEGFAPGTPLYQRIESTLSSLVEQFEEDFGVFDRITAEFEAMISELNQTADAAGKKESKRIQDKERLEVARLFAQNELKQHIEGQTLPRAILRFLSTEWMKLLILAYAKGGRESRAWHSLVETLDILVWSLTPKHTVDERKRMVSILPGLLKRLAKGMEVIGTDRLVRERFNAVLMRCHARTIAGAEATSLFQRSPAPPTRTVTGSIPIPPQLAASDLRSIGPTPSPAAPLDARTDAPPTEEALPAPIDITMAEAHPEQAGPVPEHPADLSIPPAAELTRVEEVPAPSAFVGADGGDSMIVEEVAFDYPGAAQVHDITAPMNEGERAAEPERNVEATTLPPTVQLVEALPLQEEMSAEAAPEVFPAVKVRNPFGDGEIEVEEVSFNDLPGFAGAGSSMAAPLPAPAGDEFSQLAAGLKEGDWVEIQQDGKEIVQARLSFISPYRSTFVFSNRKGQKVAEYSSYQVTSYLRNGRLAILEDIPLFDRAFGNLVNILRKGAEAA comes from the coding sequence ATGACTACCTCGGGGTCGAACATCGTCAGTTTTCCTTCCTCCCGCAGTGACGCTCCGGACGAGCCGCCGCCCGACAGCCTGATGGGGCAGATCCGCTCGATCTCCCTCGAGAAGATCTGCGCAGGCGCCTCCACCGGCTTCGACAAGCTGATCGACGAGATCTACGACCTCGCGGAGCATGCGCTCGACCGCGACACGCGCGACTTCTATCTCAAGGCGAAGGAGGAATGGCCGCGGCAGCGCAAGGCCATCGAGACGGAGCTTCGGAACAACCTCGTCAAGCGTTTCGTTCCTGCCACGAGCGGCAAGTCCGGCACGGGCGCGCAGTTCGCGGAGGTGAAGTCGAGCTGGAGCGAGTTGTCCCTGGTCGACGACGGCGTGCTCGAGGAAGACATGCGGTTCACCGAGATCGCGAACCGCATCCGCAACGGCGCGGACGAGGAACTGGCAGCGTTGGATCAGCGCATTGCCATCGTGCTCGACCGGCCGGAGATGGACAGCAACGACAATCCGCTCGCCCCGGGCGGCATTGCAGACGCATTCAAGAACGCCCTGTCCGCCGCCAATCTCGAGATCAAGATCAAGCTGCTGGTCATACGCGCGCTCGACGAGGGCACGCGGCCGGAAATCCTGAAGCTGTACAAGGAAGTCAACAACCTCCTCAAGGAAAAGGGCGTTCTGCCCACCGTGCGCTACGGCGCATCGAAGAAACCTCAGTCGGGTGCGGGTCCGACCACCGGCCCCCGGACGGAGGGGCCTCAGGTGGTCGGAAGCGTGACGCTTCCCATCGTGAGCGGCGGAAGCTCAGCAGGAGGCGCAGGTATCGTCACCGCCCAGATACCGCTCACCGCTGGTGGCGCCGGACACGCCGCGGGGTTGGCAGGCGCGGGAGCCGCGGGTATCGGCAGCCCGGGGACCGCCATTCCGGGCGCGAGTGTGTCGCTGTCGATCCCCACCGCGGGCGTCCCTGGTTCCGGGAGCGATGCGGCGACCGATCCTTTCGCGATGCTGCAGCAGCTGATGATGATGAACCTGGGAGCCGGACGCGGCGTGCCGGGGGCCGGAGCGATTCCCCCCGGCGCCTCCGCTGGCCTGCCCGGGGCCCCCGGCCAGGCCGGACCCTCCGCCGGATCTGCCGGCGCAGGGTATCCGGGCGGCTATTCCCCTGACGCCAGCGGCGCCTACCCCTCGATCAGCCCCAATTTTGCAGGGGTGCCGGGAGGACCGGGCGTTCCTGGTGCCGGAGGCATGGGTGGTGTGGGGGTGCCGGGGTATGGCGCTCCGGGACAGCCGGGGACCGGGGGAGCAGGTGGTGCCGGAACCCCAGGCTATGGAATCCCGGGACAACCTGGGCCGGGGATGGCTACGGGTGGGTATCCCGCGCACCCCGGCGGAGGCGGGGTCGGTGGCTACGGCGCGGGCGGTGGCGGACAGTTTCCCGGCACGGGAGGAATTGGAGGTGGTGCCGGAGGCGCGGGTGCGCCAGCGGGCGGTGTGCAGGGATTCGGAGCTCCGGGAACGCAGGGCGAGGCCACGGGCGGTATCGTGACGCCGGCGGGTTTTCCCCCCGTGCCTCCCGGCGGGACAGGGCTGCCGGCGGCTCCAGGCGAAATCACCTCGACGTTCGGGGCACTCGCCGGAATGCTTCCCGGCGGCCATGGCTCACCCGGTCAAAGTGCAAGGCTGACAACCTCCCATTCGTACGCGCCGGGCTATCCCGGAGCGGTAATGCCGCAGGGGGCAAGCCTCATCGGCTCCCTGACCCGGTTGCAGCAAGGGGATGTGGGAGCCCTGCCGGACGCGCCTCCGGATTTCGGCGCGTGGCTGGGCGGACAGGCCCCGTCCATGCTGACCGGCGAACTGCCTCCGCCGACACCGAACGTGCTGCGCGCGCTCAAGTCCACCAGCCTTGGACAGCAGATGGGGCAGATGGACACGGTGACGCTGGACATCGTCGCCATGCTGTTCGATCAGATATTCGGCGATGCCCGCATTGCGCCTGCGATGAAGGCACTCATCGGCCGGCTGCAGATTCCGATGCTGAAAGTCGCCGTCCTGGACAAGACCTTCTTTTCGCGGAAGGCACATCCGGCCCGGCACATGCTGGACACGCTGGGTGAACTGTCCATGGGGCTGGGCGAGGGATTCGCTCCCGGCACACCCCTGTATCAGCGCATCGAATCCACTCTGAGCTCGCTGGTGGAGCAGTTCGAGGAAGACTTCGGCGTCTTCGATCGCATCACCGCCGAGTTCGAGGCGATGATCTCCGAACTCAACCAGACGGCGGACGCCGCGGGAAAGAAGGAATCCAAGCGGATCCAGGACAAGGAACGTCTGGAAGTCGCCCGCCTGTTCGCCCAGAACGAACTGAAGCAGCACATCGAGGGGCAGACGCTCCCGCGCGCGATCCTCCGGTTCCTCTCCACCGAGTGGATGAAGCTTCTGATTCTCGCCTACGCGAAGGGCGGCCGGGAAAGCCGCGCTTGGCACAGTCTCGTCGAAACGCTGGACATCCTGGTATGGAGCCTCACGCCCAAGCACACGGTCGACGAGCGCAAGCGCATGGTGTCGATCCTGCCGGGACTGCTGAAGCGGCTTGCGAAGGGAATGGAAGTGATCGGAACGGACCGGCTGGTGCGTGAGCGCTTCAACGCCGTGCTGATGCGCTGCCATGCCCGCACGATCGCGGGGGCAGAGGCGACATCGCTGTTCCAGCGTTCGCCCGCGCCGCCCACCCGAACCGTCACCGGATCGATTCCCATCCCTCCGCAGTTGGCGGCCAGCGATTTGCGGTCGATCGGTCCGACGCCGTCCCCGGCGGCACCGTTGGATGCACGCACGGACGCTCCTCCGACCGAAGAAGCGCTGCCAGCGCCGATCGACATCACTATGGCGGAGGCGCATCCCGAGCAAGCCGGGCCCGTTCCGGAGCACCCCGCCGATCTGTCGATACCGCCCGCGGCGGAGTTGACTCGCGTCGAAGAAGTGCCAGCGCCCTCGGCGTTCGTCGGGGCCGATGGCGGCGATTCCATGATCGTGGAGGAGGTCGCGTTCGATTACCCGGGAGCTGCCCAGGTTCACGACATCACCGCGCCCATGAACGAAGGCGAACGCGCAGCCGAACCGGAACGGAATGTCGAGGCCACGACGTTGCCACCCACGGTGCAGCTCGTGGAGGCGTTGCCGCTGCAGGAAGAAATGTCCGCCGAGGCGGCGCCCGAGGTGTTCCCGGCGGTGAAGGTCCGCAATCCTTTCGGGGACGGCGAGATCGAGGTGGAGGAAGTGTCGTTCAACGATCTACCCGGTTTCGCCGGCGCCGGATCGAGCATGGCCGCACCCTTGCCCGCGCCTGCAGGCGACGAATTCTCGCAGCTGGCCGCAGGTCTCAAGGAAGGCGATTGGGTGGAAATCCAGCAGGATGGGAAGGAAATCGTCCAGGCCCGCCTGTCGTTCATCAGTCCCTATCGGAGCACGTTCGTCTTCAGCAACCGCAAAGGCCAGAAGGTGGCCGAGTACTCCTCGTATCAGGTCACGAGCTATCTCCGGAATGGGCGTCTCGCGATACTCGAGGACATTCCGCTGTTCGACCGCGCGTTCGGCAACCTGGTCAATATTCTCCGCAAGGGCGCCGAGGCCGCCTGA